A portion of the Rubeoparvulum massiliense genome contains these proteins:
- a CDS encoding type IV pilus twitching motility protein PilT, with amino-acid sequence MNEHLQLAINQAIQDRASDIHISSGLPPILRIDGALHPSQQAVLSAEETAKIAEELVPSQRWEEFNQLGELDFSFEYEGKVRFRVNAFFQRGQVSLALRLIPTMVPTLEVLNLPNTIRELAGKVHGLVLVTGPTGSGKSTTLAAMIQYMNQHMHRHIITLEDPIEYLHHHEQSIIEQREVGNDTSSFSNGLRAALRQDPDVIMVGEMRDLETIATAITAAETGHLVLATLHTSSALATIDRIIDVFPSSQQGQIRLQLSNVLQAIISQRLLPLKQGGRRAALEILINNPAVANLIRNEKTHQILTVMQTSRSQGMQTMESAVRTLLNQGLVCFDSASPILGEGGM; translated from the coding sequence ATGAATGAACACTTACAATTAGCCATTAATCAAGCCATCCAGGATCGAGCTTCAGATATCCATATCTCATCTGGGCTCCCTCCTATTCTACGCATTGATGGTGCGCTCCATCCCAGTCAACAAGCGGTGCTTAGTGCTGAGGAGACAGCGAAGATTGCAGAGGAGCTAGTCCCGTCTCAGCGTTGGGAGGAGTTCAATCAGTTGGGGGAGCTTGACTTTTCCTTTGAATATGAAGGGAAGGTACGGTTTCGTGTCAATGCATTTTTTCAACGAGGTCAGGTAAGCCTAGCCCTTCGCTTGATACCAACGATGGTACCCACACTGGAGGTGTTGAATCTACCGAATACCATCCGCGAGCTAGCAGGAAAAGTACATGGGCTAGTACTTGTTACCGGTCCTACTGGTAGTGGTAAATCTACCACCCTAGCTGCGATGATTCAGTACATGAATCAACATATGCATCGCCACATCATCACCTTGGAGGACCCTATTGAGTATTTACATCATCACGAACAGTCCATCATTGAGCAAAGGGAAGTAGGAAATGATACCAGTAGTTTTTCCAATGGCTTACGGGCAGCATTACGGCAGGATCCAGATGTAATTATGGTCGGGGAGATGCGAGATCTGGAAACCATTGCTACTGCCATTACTGCAGCAGAGACCGGTCACCTTGTATTAGCAACATTACATACCAGTTCGGCTCTCGCCACCATCGATCGGATTATCGATGTCTTTCCATCCAGTCAGCAAGGTCAGATTCGTTTGCAGCTCTCCAATGTTTTACAAGCGATTATTTCACAGCGTCTCTTGCCCTTGAAGCAGGGAGGGCGACGAGCAGCTTTAGAAATCCTCATTAATAATCCAGCAGTAGCCAATCTGATTCGTAATGAAAAGACACACCAAATTCTAACGGTGATGCAGACCAGTCGGTCTCAGGGGATGCAAACCATGGAGTCTGCAGTGCGGACATTGCTTAATCAGGGACTGGTCTGCTTTGATAGCGCATCGCCTATTCTCGGAGAAGGAGGGATGTAA
- a CDS encoding GspE/PulE family protein — protein sequence MKGEMDGVITERKRLGDLLVETGLISEEQLQQTLASKKPNQRLGDALLEQGFITELQLIEALEFQLGIPHVSLYRYPFDTNLFTLISKEEAKRNLLIPLKRNGNKLIVAMADPLDYIAMDDLRMATGFEIDPVIATKYDILRAINSYYGSDQTVEEWLSYSQAPEETEAFNTEEEETPVIRLVNQLLQHAVELQASDIHIDPQESQVLVRYRVDGVLRTERTLPKHMQNVLIARIKVMGEMDITESRLPQDGRIKVDLDFHPIDLRISTLPTVYGEKVVLRVLDLGNALNELSKLELNKLNLKRYMNLIQRPTGIILITGPTGSGKTSTLYATLNYLNDEAVNIITVEDPVEYQIEGINQVQVNGKVGLTFARGLRSILRQDPNIVMVGEIRDLETAEIAIRASLTGHLVLSTLHTNDSVSTIIRLVDMGIEPFLVAASVSGVMSQRLVRRVCRDCKTKRPPEQWEKELFTKHGLELDEVIYGKGCGTCNMTGYKGRIALQEILILDDQMKQMIMEKASLFEIRQYAKDQGTIFLLEDGLRKVSEGLTTLDEVLRVTIDE from the coding sequence ATGAAAGGGGAGATGGATGGCGTGATTACGGAGCGGAAACGTTTGGGCGATTTACTTGTTGAAACAGGATTAATTTCTGAAGAGCAATTGCAGCAAACGTTGGCCAGTAAGAAACCGAATCAAAGATTGGGTGATGCCTTACTTGAACAGGGCTTCATTACAGAGCTTCAATTAATTGAAGCGTTAGAATTTCAGTTAGGCATCCCCCATGTAAGTCTGTACCGCTATCCTTTTGATACCAATCTATTTACGTTAATTTCAAAGGAAGAAGCGAAGCGTAATCTCTTGATTCCATTAAAGCGCAATGGGAATAAATTAATCGTTGCAATGGCCGATCCTCTCGATTATATTGCGATGGATGATTTGAGAATGGCTACAGGATTTGAAATCGATCCAGTCATCGCTACCAAGTATGATATATTACGAGCCATCAATAGCTACTATGGATCCGATCAAACAGTAGAAGAATGGCTGAGCTATTCGCAGGCGCCAGAGGAGACAGAAGCATTCAATACGGAAGAAGAAGAGACACCTGTTATTCGTCTCGTTAATCAGCTGCTCCAACATGCTGTTGAGCTTCAGGCTAGTGATATCCATATTGATCCGCAAGAGTCACAGGTTCTGGTTCGTTATCGCGTAGATGGCGTGCTACGGACGGAACGAACCCTTCCGAAACATATGCAGAATGTCCTGATTGCCCGAATTAAGGTGATGGGGGAAATGGATATTACAGAATCGCGTCTTCCCCAGGATGGTCGGATTAAGGTAGATCTTGATTTTCATCCCATTGACCTCCGTATCTCGACATTGCCCACCGTTTATGGTGAAAAGGTGGTTCTACGTGTATTAGATTTGGGAAATGCCCTGAACGAGCTTAGCAAGTTGGAATTGAACAAGCTGAATCTCAAGCGCTATATGAACTTGATCCAGCGACCTACTGGTATCATCTTAATCACTGGACCTACGGGGAGTGGTAAGACTTCTACGCTCTATGCCACCTTAAACTACTTGAATGATGAGGCGGTTAATATTATCACCGTGGAGGATCCGGTGGAGTATCAGATTGAAGGGATTAATCAAGTTCAGGTGAATGGTAAGGTGGGTCTTACCTTTGCCCGTGGATTGCGCTCCATCCTACGACAGGATCCTAATATTGTGATGGTAGGAGAAATTCGTGACCTCGAAACAGCGGAGATCGCCATCCGCGCTTCGCTGACAGGTCACTTGGTATTAAGTACCCTTCATACCAATGATTCTGTAAGCACCATCATTCGTCTTGTGGATATGGGAATTGAACCCTTTCTGGTGGCAGCATCGGTCAGTGGTGTAATGTCACAAAGACTAGTACGTCGTGTCTGCCGTGACTGCAAAACGAAACGTCCACCTGAACAATGGGAAAAAGAGCTTTTTACCAAGCATGGCCTGGAGCTAGACGAGGTGATCTATGGCAAGGGCTGTGGTACCTGTAATATGACAGGCTATAAAGGGAGAATCGCCTTGCAGGAAATCCTGATTCTAGATGATCAAATGAAGCAGATGATCATGGAAAAAGCCTCACTTTTTGAAATCCGTCAGTATGCGAAGGATCAAGGAACAATCTTTTTACTAGAAGATGGTCTACGCAAAGTGAGCGAAGGGTTGACCACTCTCGATGAAGTGCTTCGCGTAACTATAGATGAGTAG
- a CDS encoding type IV pilus modification PilV family protein translates to MMQTMKDDQGKQKENGFTLLEVVLSITLLTIITVSMFGFFQQAYLFNQLNQSKTVAVSLGHNALVYLEKQDTLYSALLEHEDIRISPTLLELDEMNCKKYGLNPSVFLPIVNNVVYHMTAEIQLHQDPKLQDYLLPVRLTVHWQVKEATYETTVEGYIYNNQPTM, encoded by the coding sequence ATGATGCAAACAATGAAGGATGACCAAGGCAAGCAAAAAGAGAATGGATTTACCCTATTGGAAGTGGTCTTAAGCATTACCCTCCTTACCATCATTACTGTAAGTATGTTTGGCTTTTTTCAACAAGCCTATCTCTTTAATCAATTGAATCAGAGTAAAACCGTGGCAGTGAGCCTTGGACACAATGCGTTAGTCTATTTAGAGAAACAAGACACCCTTTATTCCGCCTTACTAGAGCATGAGGATATTCGTATCAGCCCTACGCTACTTGAACTGGATGAAATGAACTGCAAAAAATACGGATTGAATCCAAGTGTTTTTTTGCCCATTGTCAATAATGTTGTATATCATATGACCGCAGAAATACAGCTCCATCAAGATCCCAAATTACAAGATTATCTCCTGCCAGTACGTTTAACCGTTCATTGGCAAGTAAAGGAGGCGACCTATGAAACAACGGTGGAAGGATACATCTATAATAACCAGCCCACGATGTAA